TCCTTCCTTCGTTATACAAATGATAAAGCCGTTGTGGTAGCGGTGAACCTGTCTGACAGCGCACAACATGCGGTAATTAACACGGCCGGTGCTAAGGTGCAGATAACGGGTAAAGCATTGACCAATATTCTTGGTAACGCCGCAGCAGAGGTAAGTGCAGATAATATCACCATTACACTGCCGGCCAATAGCGCACAGGTTTTTGAATAAGAAACAGCTCTGAAAAATTTAGGGATTTTTTGATTTACGAATTTAGGGATTTGAAATGTAGCGGAGATCTAACTGATAATCTCCGCTACATTTCAAATCCCTAAATTCGTAAATCAAAAAATCCCTAAATTCTTTACTTTAATAGTTCCTTGCTCAGGTAAGCCGCGCTGGCAGCAATACTTTTGTACGGGTCCATTTTAAAATTTTCCTGTTCTACAAAAGCATAATCAAGACCCGCCAATCCGGCGCTGGCAAAGATCTTCTTAAAATCTATCCTGCCTGTTCCTATTTCGGTATTCAGTTTCAGATCTGTTTTATCCATATCCTTCACATGCCATAAGGCAAAACGACCCGGATGTTTTTTAAATAACGCTACAGGATCGGCTCCTCCTCTCACAATCCAATAGATATCCATTTCCATTTTAACCAGCCTGGCATCCGTTTCTTTTAAGAGAATATCATAGCCTGTTTGTCCGCCGAAATCTTTAAATTCAAAATCATGGTTATGATAGGCCATTTGCAGATTCGCCTGCTGCGTGATCTCCCCTGCCTCATTTAATTTATGTGCAAGGAATTTATAGTCATCTGCGTTCTGCCGCCATTCTTCAAACAACCAGGGCATCACGATATATTTCTGGCCAACCGTTACTGCTGCCTCCACAAATCGTTTCAGATCTTCAAAATCACCTTTCAGATCTATGCCGTATAACCCGCTGGGAGATTGGAGGTTGTTGGCAGTCAGCACTGCCCGGAAAGCTTTTGCATCCAGGCCCCAGAATTTATTGGCATCCGTATAACCGGAGGTTTCCACCAGTTTATATCCCGCAGCAGCTACTTTCTGCATACCACCTTTTACATCTTTACCAAGATCACCTAAAGTATATAACTGGATACCTGTTTGTTTATGAAAGGAAAAAGCGGCGGAAGGGGCCAGCATCAGACCTGTGCCCAATACACCTGCCCGTTGTATAAAAGTGCGCCTGTTCATCATGTATAAAATTTTAGAGAGAAGATGAATGTTGTTTTATCTGCCTTGTCAATTTAACGCCCATGCGCGGTCGCCTTTTTTATAAGGGATGCAGGCATCAAATTTACCGGGCACCAATACATATCTCAAAGCTTTGGTGCTGCCCACTTCAGAGGTGAAATAGCCCAGCAAGGTTAGTTCTTTATACATCCTGAAATAGTGTGCGGGATCTGTCGCCTTTTTCTCAGCGGTATATTTTTTCTGTGCTGCATCCAATGCGATCAGCAAGGCCGTACGTTCCGCGGGTGTACTGTCCATAAATTTTTTGCCATGCTTTTTACGGCTTTCATCTTCCAGTTTTTCCAATCCCGCTACAAACAATTCCTGGTCTTTGGGTTCATAACAATCCCTTATCATGATGTGCATGAAAGCCGCTACATCCGCCGCTTTAGCGCCTGGTGTAGCGGTGGTGGGAAGTATGGTATCCCCTATCTCATTTAACAGCATTAACTGCTCCTGGTTCAATAGTTCATTTGTCTTTTTGCCGGATGGTTTACAACCGCTCAGAAAAGCATTAGCACCAATAACGGTACCTCCCAATAATATGGCCACTCTGGCAATGGCTTCTCTTCTATCCATGATACTTCGTTTTACAGGTTGCCTTTTTTCAGCTCATTAAACGCATAATCCGCCGCTCTTGCGGTAAGTGCCATATAAGTTAGAGATGGATTCTGACAAGCAGATGAAACCATGGCGGCGCCGTCGGTAACAAATACATTGGGAGCATCCCATACCTGGTTATGCCCGTTCAGTACAGATGTTTTAGGATCACGGCCCATGCGGGCAGTACCCATTTCATGGATAGCAGAACCAAAGTTATAACCCGGTTCAAAAGAGGCCACTCCTTTCAGTTTGGCTACTTCCAACATTTCCACGGCATCATTGACCATATCCTTGCGCATTTTTTTCTCATTCTCTTTTATCTCTGCATCAATGGCCAGTATAGGTAATCCCCATTTATCCTTTTTTGTTTTATCCAGGAATGCCCTGTTATCGTGATATGGTAAGGTTTCACCAAAAGCGGCCATACCGAATACCCATTTACCGGGTTCGGACAAGGCATCTTTAAAATCGCCACCGATATTCATTTCAGCGATATCCCGGCTCCAGCCTTCGCGGCTGGCCAGTCCCTGGTAACCAAAGCCGCGTATATAATCCCGCTTGTCATTTCCTACATTCCGGTACCTGGGGATATAGATACCATTGGGCCTGCGGCCGAAATAATACTTATCATCATAGCCTTCTATCATGCCATAAGCGCCTGCGCGGTAATGATGATCCATCAGGTTATGGCCCAATTCCCCGCTGCTGCTGCCCAGACCGTCGGGCCATACATCTGTGGCTGAATTCATCAGCACCCACGCACTGTTTAACGTAGATGCACATACGAATATCACTTTTGCATGGTATTCATAGGTTTGATTCGTGTGGGCATCAATAATTTCCACACCGGTAGCTTTCTTTGTATCCTTATTGTATAAAATACGGGTAACAATAGCATCGGGTCGCAGAGTTAAATTACCGGTTGCCCTGGCCGCCGGTAAGGTACTGGACTGTGTGCTGAAGTAAGCGCCGTAAGGGCACCCCATGGAGCATTTGTTGCGGTACTGGCATTTGGTGCGCCCTGTAACGGCTTCCGACAGGTTAGCCGTACGACCGATAATAAAATTTCTTTTGCCTTTATAATAGCTGT
The Chitinophaga sp. MM2321 DNA segment above includes these coding regions:
- a CDS encoding sugar phosphate isomerase/epimerase: MMNRRTFIQRAGVLGTGLMLAPSAAFSFHKQTGIQLYTLGDLGKDVKGGMQKVAAAGYKLVETSGYTDANKFWGLDAKAFRAVLTANNLQSPSGLYGIDLKGDFEDLKRFVEAAVTVGQKYIVMPWLFEEWRQNADDYKFLAHKLNEAGEITQQANLQMAYHNHDFEFKDFGGQTGYDILLKETDARLVKMEMDIYWIVRGGADPVALFKKHPGRFALWHVKDMDKTDLKLNTEIGTGRIDFKKIFASAGLAGLDYAFVEQENFKMDPYKSIAASAAYLSKELLK
- a CDS encoding gluconate 2-dehydrogenase subunit 3 family protein is translated as MDRREAIARVAILLGGTVIGANAFLSGCKPSGKKTNELLNQEQLMLLNEIGDTILPTTATPGAKAADVAAFMHIMIRDCYEPKDQELFVAGLEKLEDESRKKHGKKFMDSTPAERTALLIALDAAQKKYTAEKKATDPAHYFRMYKELTLLGYFTSEVGSTKALRYVLVPGKFDACIPYKKGDRAWALN
- a CDS encoding GMC family oxidoreductase; protein product: MAENTYDAIVIGSGISGGWAAKELTEKGLKTIMLERGRNVEHVKDYVNAMKAPWEYPHRGGRTKEMEKDYPVLARDMFLNETNLEYWVNEKESPYTEIKRFDWWRGYQVGGRSLIWGRQSYRLSDLDFEANLKDGIAVDWPIRYKDLAPWYDHVEKFAGISGARDGIPQLPDGQYLPPMEMNCGEKHVADHINSYYKGKRNFIIGRTANLSEAVTGRTKCQYRNKCSMGCPYGAYFSTQSSTLPAARATGNLTLRPDAIVTRILYNKDTKKATGVEIIDAHTNQTYEYHAKVIFVCASTLNSAWVLMNSATDVWPDGLGSSSGELGHNLMDHHYRAGAYGMIEGYDDKYYFGRRPNGIYIPRYRNVGNDKRDYIRGFGYQGLASREGWSRDIAEMNIGGDFKDALSEPGKWVFGMAAFGETLPYHDNRAFLDKTKKDKWGLPILAIDAEIKENEKKMRKDMVNDAVEMLEVAKLKGVASFEPGYNFGSAIHEMGTARMGRDPKTSVLNGHNQVWDAPNVFVTDGAAMVSSACQNPSLTYMALTARAADYAFNELKKGNL